From Rhodococcus antarcticus, the proteins below share one genomic window:
- a CDS encoding LCP family protein — protein sequence MTEPAEPTPTPRRVHPNPQVARRARHAAAGARTAPGPPRPGGGARRALVSVTRLLAVTLSVLVVVGTGYAWATNRSLDNGVTRLDALGLGGTAGSTAVNVDGADQNILIVGNDDRSGATPAELAELSTQQDGGSTNTDTMMVLHVPANGSKATIISLPRDSWVDIAGFGKGKLNSAYSDGASDGGGNAGGAKLLISTIEGLTGLSIDHYVAVSLLAFYRISNAIGGVPVCLNAAQNASTDSDAYGSGYSGIDLPAGQSVIQGKQALAFVRQRHGLPRGDLDRIVRQQYFLAHAFSEVASAGTLLNPAALSRLVTAVSSSLTVDTGLDLLRLATQVQDLSAGNITFVTIPTLGTPTISYRGERVSIVQVDFAAIPGFIAQVIGQPTAYETAGTVAPATVTVTVANGTTTSGLAGRNGKALTALGFALGGPTTVDAAPVTTIQYPAGMEAQAKTLAAAVPGAAVAVSSTVTGVTLVLGSDGVEVPGAAPTTTARAATTAPSSAPAATTTDATPPPQPDCIN from the coding sequence GTGACCGAACCAGCCGAGCCCACCCCCACCCCGCGCCGCGTGCACCCGAACCCGCAGGTGGCGCGCCGGGCGCGTCACGCAGCCGCCGGCGCGCGGACGGCTCCCGGCCCTCCCCGGCCCGGCGGCGGCGCCCGCCGGGCACTGGTCAGCGTGACCCGGCTCCTGGCCGTGACGCTGTCCGTGCTGGTGGTCGTCGGCACGGGGTACGCGTGGGCGACCAACCGCAGCCTGGACAACGGCGTCACCCGGCTCGACGCCCTGGGCCTCGGTGGCACCGCGGGGTCCACCGCCGTCAACGTCGACGGTGCGGACCAGAACATCCTCATCGTCGGCAACGACGACCGCTCCGGGGCCACCCCGGCCGAGCTGGCCGAGCTCAGCACCCAGCAGGACGGCGGCAGCACCAACACCGACACGATGATGGTTCTGCACGTGCCCGCCAACGGCTCCAAGGCCACGATCATCTCGCTGCCGCGCGACTCCTGGGTGGACATCGCGGGCTTCGGCAAGGGCAAGCTGAACTCCGCCTACTCCGACGGCGCCAGCGACGGGGGCGGCAACGCCGGGGGCGCCAAGCTGCTCATCTCCACCATCGAGGGCCTCACCGGTCTGAGCATCGACCACTACGTCGCGGTGTCGCTGCTGGCCTTCTACCGGATCAGCAACGCCATCGGCGGGGTCCCGGTGTGCCTCAACGCCGCCCAGAACGCCTCCACCGACTCCGACGCCTACGGCTCCGGCTACTCGGGCATCGACCTGCCCGCCGGTCAGTCGGTGATCCAGGGCAAGCAGGCCCTCGCGTTCGTCCGCCAGCGCCACGGTCTGCCGCGCGGCGATCTCGACCGGATCGTGCGCCAGCAGTACTTCCTCGCGCACGCCTTCAGCGAGGTCGCCTCGGCGGGCACCCTGCTCAATCCCGCAGCCCTGAGCCGGCTGGTCACCGCGGTCAGCTCCTCGCTGACCGTCGACACGGGACTCGACCTGCTGAGGCTGGCCACCCAGGTGCAGGACCTCAGCGCCGGCAACATCACCTTCGTGACCATCCCCACCCTGGGCACGCCGACGATCTCCTACCGGGGTGAGCGGGTCTCCATCGTGCAGGTCGACTTCGCGGCCATCCCAGGGTTCATCGCCCAGGTCATCGGACAGCCGACCGCCTACGAGACCGCGGGAACGGTCGCCCCCGCGACGGTGACGGTCACGGTGGCCAACGGCACCACCACCAGCGGGCTCGCCGGCCGCAACGGCAAGGCCCTCACCGCTCTCGGCTTCGCCCTCGGCGGGCCCACGACGGTCGACGCCGCGCCGGTGACCACCATCCAGTACCCGGCCGGCATGGAGGCGCAGGCCAAGACCCTGGCCGCGGCGGTCCCCGGTGCGGCCGTGGCCGTCTCGAGCACGGTCACGGGGGTGACGCTGGTGCTCGGCTCCGACGGGGTCGAGGTGCCCGGGGCCGCGCCCACCACCACCGCGCGGGCCGCCACCACGGCCCCTTCCAGCGCACCGGCGGCCACCACCACTGACGCCACGCCCCCGCCCCAACCCGACTGCATCAACTGA
- a CDS encoding CD225/dispanin family protein translates to MGGPVDWSKQGTQGGYGEQPSYGQAPAPSYGQAPQGGGGYGPPPIPPTNAGWAVAATLFFWPLAFTAFTASSNVVRLWAMGDLAGAQAASAQAKRMGKIAMGILIGIVVLYVVVIVVLISLAASAANSYS, encoded by the coding sequence GTGGGCGGACCGGTCGACTGGAGCAAGCAGGGCACGCAGGGCGGGTACGGCGAGCAGCCGTCCTACGGTCAGGCGCCGGCTCCGTCCTACGGGCAGGCCCCGCAGGGCGGTGGCGGCTACGGACCGCCACCGATCCCCCCGACGAACGCCGGGTGGGCGGTCGCGGCCACGCTGTTCTTCTGGCCGCTGGCCTTCACCGCCTTCACCGCGTCGTCGAACGTGGTGCGGCTGTGGGCGATGGGCGACCTGGCGGGTGCGCAGGCGGCCTCGGCGCAGGCCAAGCGGATGGGCAAGATCGCGATGGGCATCTTGATCGGGATCGTCGTGCTCTACGTCGTCGTGATCGTGGTTCTCATCAGCCTCGCCGCGAGCGCGGCCAACAGCTACTCCTGA
- a CDS encoding AlkA N-terminal domain-containing protein — translation MTTALDHDSCYRAVASRDARFDGCFVTAVRTTGIYCRPSCPAITPRPGNVSFLPTAAAAQHAGYRACRRCLPDAAPGSPEWDLRGDLAARAVRLIADGVVERSGVAGLAADLGYSERQLNRVLTEQLGAGPLALARAHRAHTARLLLQTTALPVADVAFAAGFASVRQFNDTVREVFAVTPSVLRAEVARPRGDGAPPVAGVIRLRLPFRVPMDAGWTEWFLAGHALGGAESWCDGEYARTLALPHGSGVARVRLEPTHVALQLRLADLRDLGAAVTRVRRLLDLDADPVAVDAALTADPALAPSVAATPGIRVLGSVDGAEVLLRTVLGQQVSLAAARTAGTRLVAALGPPLAAPDGALTHLFPAAEVVAQRGHEVLTGPARRVATVIRVATALADGSLALHPGRDGTELRAELLALPGIGPWTADYVLMRVLGDPDVLLGTDLVLRQGVARLGLPRGARELAAHATRWSPWRSYAGMHLWKTELDARARTKETT, via the coding sequence GTGACCACGGCCCTCGACCACGACAGCTGCTACCGCGCCGTCGCCTCCCGCGACGCCCGGTTCGACGGCTGCTTCGTGACCGCCGTGCGCACCACGGGCATCTACTGCCGCCCGAGCTGCCCGGCCATCACCCCCCGGCCCGGCAACGTCAGCTTCCTGCCCACCGCCGCGGCCGCCCAGCACGCCGGCTACCGGGCGTGCCGCCGCTGCCTGCCCGACGCCGCGCCCGGCTCGCCGGAGTGGGACCTGCGCGGCGACCTGGCGGCCCGGGCCGTCCGCCTCATCGCCGACGGCGTGGTGGAGCGCTCCGGGGTGGCTGGGCTCGCGGCCGACCTCGGCTACTCCGAGCGCCAGCTCAACCGGGTGCTCACCGAGCAGCTCGGGGCCGGCCCGCTCGCCCTGGCCCGCGCGCACCGCGCGCACACCGCGCGGCTGCTGCTGCAGACCACCGCGCTGCCCGTGGCCGACGTCGCCTTCGCAGCCGGGTTCGCCAGCGTCCGGCAGTTCAACGACACCGTGCGCGAGGTGTTCGCGGTGACCCCGAGCGTGCTGCGCGCCGAGGTCGCCCGCCCGCGGGGGGACGGCGCGCCACCGGTGGCCGGGGTGATCCGGCTGCGGCTGCCGTTCCGGGTGCCGATGGACGCCGGGTGGACGGAGTGGTTCCTGGCCGGGCACGCCCTGGGCGGTGCGGAGAGCTGGTGCGACGGCGAGTACGCCCGCACCCTGGCCCTGCCGCACGGCTCGGGGGTGGCCCGGGTGCGGCTGGAGCCCACCCACGTGGCCCTGCAGCTGCGCCTGGCCGACCTGCGCGACCTCGGCGCGGCCGTCACCCGCGTGCGGCGGCTGCTCGACCTCGACGCGGACCCGGTGGCCGTCGACGCCGCCCTGACCGCCGACCCGGCGCTGGCCCCGAGCGTCGCCGCCACCCCGGGCATCCGGGTGCTGGGCAGCGTCGACGGCGCGGAGGTGCTGCTGCGCACCGTGCTCGGCCAGCAGGTGTCCCTGGCCGCGGCCCGCACGGCCGGAACACGCCTGGTGGCGGCCCTGGGCCCCCCGCTCGCCGCGCCGGACGGTGCGCTGACGCACCTGTTCCCAGCGGCGGAGGTGGTGGCGCAGCGCGGGCACGAGGTGCTCACCGGGCCCGCCCGGCGGGTGGCCACGGTGATCCGGGTGGCCACGGCCCTGGCCGACGGATCGCTGGCCCTGCACCCCGGGCGCGACGGCACCGAGCTGCGCGCCGAGCTGCTGGCCCTGCCCGGCATCGGTCCCTGGACGGCCGACTACGTGCTGATGCGCGTGCTCGGCGATCCCGACGTGCTGCTGGGCACCGACCTGGTGCTGAGGCAGGGCGTCGCGCGCCTCGGGCTGCCCCGCGGGGCACGCGAGCTGGCCGCGCACGCGACCCGGTGGAGCCCCTGGCGCTCCTACGCGGGGATGCACCTGTGGAAGACGGAGCTCGACGCACGGGCCCGGACGAAGGAGACGACGTGA
- a CDS encoding methylated-DNA--[protein]-cysteine S-methyltransferase, whose product MSATWSTTDTQAGPFSAVLDDDGAVLASGWTAELDALLPQVHPSLRPAEVAWSGDLGAVTTAVRRYHRGELGVIDAVVVRQRSGVFLDHAWEVLRTVPAGEPVTYTEYAALAGRPAAVRAAASACARNAAALFVPCHRVLRVGGALGGFRWGTDTKRWLLDHESAELLLPQA is encoded by the coding sequence GTGAGCGCGACCTGGTCGACGACCGACACGCAGGCGGGGCCGTTCAGCGCGGTCCTCGACGACGACGGCGCGGTGCTGGCCTCGGGCTGGACGGCTGAGCTGGACGCGCTGCTGCCCCAGGTCCACCCCTCCCTGCGCCCGGCGGAGGTGGCGTGGTCCGGCGACCTCGGGGCCGTCACCACCGCCGTGCGCCGCTACCACCGCGGCGAGCTCGGGGTGATCGACGCCGTGGTGGTGCGGCAGCGCTCCGGGGTGTTCCTCGACCACGCCTGGGAGGTGCTGCGCACCGTGCCCGCGGGCGAGCCGGTGACCTACACCGAGTACGCGGCGCTGGCCGGCCGCCCGGCGGCGGTGCGGGCCGCGGCCAGCGCGTGCGCCCGCAACGCGGCGGCGCTGTTCGTGCCGTGCCACCGGGTGCTGCGGGTGGGCGGGGCGCTGGGCGGGTTCCGCTGGGGCACCGACACCAAGCGCTGGCTGCTCGACCACGAGTCCGCCGAGCTGCTGCTGCCGCAGGCCTGA
- a CDS encoding MarR family winged helix-turn-helix transcriptional regulator has protein sequence MDDTRWLDDDERAAWLSLIGVTLLLPTALDAQLQRDTGVTHFDYLVLAMLSESGDRTLTMSELATRASSSLSRLSHVVAKLEKRGWIERRPSPRDGRTTIAVLTDDGMAAIVGAAPRHVDRVRTLVFDALTPTEVRQLAAIGTKVLTRLDPQQRCGPARP, from the coding sequence GTGGACGACACCCGGTGGCTGGACGACGACGAGCGTGCGGCCTGGCTCTCGCTGATCGGCGTGACCCTGCTCCTGCCGACCGCGCTGGACGCCCAGCTGCAGCGCGACACGGGGGTCACCCACTTCGACTACCTGGTCCTGGCCATGCTCTCGGAGTCCGGGGACCGCACGCTGACCATGAGCGAGCTGGCGACGCGGGCGAGCTCGTCGCTGTCCCGGCTCTCGCACGTCGTCGCCAAGCTCGAGAAGCGGGGCTGGATCGAGCGTCGGCCGTCCCCGCGGGACGGTCGCACCACCATCGCCGTGCTCACCGACGACGGGATGGCGGCCATCGTCGGTGCCGCGCCCCGCCACGTCGACCGCGTGCGGACGCTCGTGTTCGACGCGCTCACCCCGACCGAGGTCCGTCAGCTCGCCGCGATCGGGACCAAGGTGCTGACCCGGCTCGACCCCCAGCAGCGCTGCGGTCCCGCCCGCCCCTGA
- a CDS encoding dioxygenase family protein — protein MPSLYIGHGAPPLLDDALWTSQLSAWARDVPRPTAVLIVSAHWESAPVSLSATAAATPLVYDFGGFAQRYHEMTYRTPDASALARRVAAAMPRHEPVHQHPSRGLDHGAWVPLTVMYPEADIPVLQLSLPTHDPVRLMELGRRLRPLREEGVLVIGSGFLTHGLPFLRDFRVDAPAPGWSTDFDAWASEALARGDVDELAGYASRAPGLPYAHPTVEHLSPLFVTLGTAAAPDAAPDQRIDGFWMGLSKRSFQVA, from the coding sequence ATGCCGTCGCTGTACATCGGGCACGGGGCACCGCCGCTGCTGGACGACGCGCTGTGGACCTCGCAGCTCTCCGCGTGGGCCCGGGACGTGCCACGCCCGACGGCGGTGCTCATCGTGTCCGCGCACTGGGAGTCGGCGCCGGTGAGCCTGTCCGCCACGGCCGCGGCCACCCCGCTGGTCTACGACTTCGGCGGGTTCGCGCAGCGCTACCACGAGATGACCTACCGCACCCCGGACGCGAGCGCGCTGGCCCGCAGGGTCGCTGCGGCGATGCCGCGCCACGAGCCCGTGCACCAGCACCCCTCGCGCGGGCTCGACCACGGCGCCTGGGTGCCGCTGACGGTGATGTACCCCGAGGCCGACATCCCCGTGCTGCAGCTGTCGTTGCCGACGCACGACCCGGTCCGGCTGATGGAGCTGGGGCGTCGGCTGCGCCCGCTGCGGGAGGAGGGCGTGCTCGTCATCGGCTCGGGGTTCCTCACCCACGGACTGCCCTTCCTGCGGGACTTCCGGGTGGACGCGCCGGCCCCGGGCTGGTCCACCGACTTCGACGCGTGGGCCTCGGAGGCACTGGCCCGCGGCGACGTCGACGAGCTGGCCGGCTACGCCAGCAGGGCCCCCGGCCTGCCCTACGCACACCCCACCGTCGAGCACCTCTCGCCGCTGTTCGTCACCCTCGGCACCGCCGCCGCGCCGGACGCGGCCCCGGACCAGCGCATCGACGGGTTCTGGATGGGCCTGTCCAAGCGGTCGTTCCAGGTCGCCTGA
- a CDS encoding AAA family ATPase, with translation MRLHALRVTAFGPFAGTEEVDFDALGADGLFLLHGPTGAGKTTVLDAVAFALFGKLPGARQDVDGRRLLSDHAPDGATPRVELELSVGGRRLRLDRSPEHLRAKKRGGGTTTENARASLVWLDDPGREGVTRIDEVAREVERLLGMSADQFFQVVLLPQGEFARFLRSGTDERAVLLARLFDTARFGGAEAWLAERRRRSSAAVEEGSHEVDVLLGRLGTAAGVEEVAAADGEVTAWAESLLGMAAAEQDRSEAGVARAQLLAGTATGALDVARVRAQQVLRRDEALGQLANLAEHSVEREATAVSLRAAGRAAGVAAAARDAATAQVSADRAEHEASVLAAALGDDPDGAEVLERTGGREPESPWLFDVGGEGAPSTLFDLPPGPDLEAACAGWRAEVGRLAELVDLAGATTADEAHVLELEARSTALRGRLAQVEERRRELPVEREVAESALSRAQRAQDALGELEQAWDRARAAAAAAERVLPLERADAEAERAHTVAVAGHQASREHWLDLRERRLLGMAAELAGNLDDGQACVVCGSHTHPRPARPAVDVVRQEDEQRAHEQEQAGAQAVHAAAERRTQALRELDAARAQGGGLDLLEARRVLAAADGARSTALRLAATLPVAQERSRALELAADGLAQQELVDGKELAAVAAEVRALVERAAAARERLALARGSDPDVGARLARLDGLAVTGAKLVSARAAADQSRGVARERAVRALRMAEEEGFSGVPQAVAAVLEPARAAELQQGLDRAREAEVRARAVLEGPDVRALGELDAAAVRDELAAAQVVATEAELARGAAQGAAATARQRHGQVVEVTGRLRERLAVLAPLLAEAARVAALADVVAGRGQNSRKVSLHSYVLAARLEEVAVAASARLARMSGGRYEFVHSDAAGSHGRRGGLGLDVLDDHTGVVRSTKTLSGGESFVASLSLALGLADVVAAEAGGVQLDTLFIDEGFGTLDPSTLEEVMAVLDELRAGGRVVGLVSHVDELRQRIPNRLHVRSTRTGSRLEASTSG, from the coding sequence ATGAGGCTGCACGCACTGCGGGTCACCGCGTTCGGCCCGTTCGCCGGCACCGAGGAGGTCGACTTCGACGCGCTCGGTGCGGACGGGCTGTTCCTGCTGCACGGGCCCACCGGGGCCGGCAAGACCACCGTGCTCGACGCCGTGGCCTTCGCCCTGTTCGGCAAGCTGCCCGGCGCCCGCCAGGACGTGGACGGGCGGCGGCTGCTCAGCGACCACGCACCCGACGGCGCGACTCCCCGCGTCGAGCTCGAGCTGAGCGTGGGGGGGCGCCGCCTGCGGCTGGACCGCAGCCCCGAGCACCTGCGGGCGAAGAAGCGCGGCGGCGGGACGACCACGGAGAACGCCCGGGCCTCCCTGGTGTGGCTGGACGATCCGGGCCGCGAGGGCGTCACCCGCATCGACGAGGTGGCCAGGGAGGTCGAGCGGCTGCTGGGGATGAGCGCCGACCAGTTCTTCCAGGTGGTGCTGCTCCCGCAGGGCGAGTTCGCGCGCTTCCTCCGCTCGGGCACTGACGAGCGCGCGGTCCTGCTGGCCAGGCTGTTCGACACCGCTCGCTTCGGCGGGGCCGAGGCGTGGCTGGCCGAGCGCCGCCGCCGCAGCTCGGCCGCGGTGGAGGAGGGCAGCCACGAGGTGGACGTCCTGCTGGGACGGCTGGGCACTGCCGCCGGGGTCGAGGAGGTCGCCGCTGCGGACGGTGAGGTGACGGCGTGGGCGGAGTCCCTGCTGGGGATGGCCGCGGCGGAGCAGGACCGCTCCGAGGCCGGGGTGGCGCGGGCCCAGCTGCTCGCCGGCACCGCGACGGGTGCCCTCGACGTCGCCCGGGTGCGCGCCCAGCAGGTGCTGCGCCGCGACGAGGCCCTGGGCCAGCTGGCGAACCTGGCCGAGCACAGCGTCGAGCGGGAGGCGACGGCGGTGTCGCTGCGGGCCGCCGGCCGTGCCGCCGGGGTGGCCGCGGCGGCGCGCGACGCGGCCACGGCCCAGGTGTCGGCCGACCGTGCCGAGCACGAGGCGTCCGTGCTGGCCGCCGCACTCGGCGACGACCCGGACGGTGCCGAGGTGCTCGAGCGCACCGGGGGTCGTGAGCCGGAGAGTCCCTGGTTGTTCGACGTCGGCGGCGAGGGTGCGCCCTCCACCCTGTTCGACCTGCCTCCCGGCCCCGACCTCGAGGCGGCCTGCGCCGGGTGGCGGGCGGAGGTCGGTCGCCTCGCCGAGCTCGTCGACCTCGCCGGCGCCACCACGGCCGACGAGGCCCACGTGCTCGAGCTCGAGGCCCGCTCGACCGCGCTGCGCGGGCGGCTCGCGCAGGTCGAGGAGCGCCGCCGCGAGCTGCCCGTGGAGCGTGAGGTGGCCGAGTCGGCGCTGAGCCGGGCCCAGCGCGCGCAGGACGCGCTGGGTGAGCTGGAGCAGGCGTGGGACCGCGCCCGCGCCGCGGCGGCAGCCGCCGAGCGGGTGCTGCCCCTGGAGCGCGCGGACGCCGAGGCCGAGCGGGCGCACACGGTCGCGGTCGCGGGGCACCAGGCGAGCCGTGAGCACTGGCTGGACCTGCGCGAGCGCCGCCTGCTGGGCATGGCCGCCGAGCTGGCGGGCAACCTCGACGACGGCCAGGCGTGCGTGGTCTGCGGCTCCCACACCCACCCACGCCCCGCCCGTCCGGCGGTGGACGTCGTCCGCCAGGAGGACGAGCAGCGCGCCCACGAGCAGGAGCAGGCGGGTGCCCAGGCCGTGCACGCGGCCGCGGAGCGCCGAACCCAGGCGCTGCGGGAGCTCGACGCCGCGCGGGCGCAGGGCGGCGGGCTGGACCTGCTGGAGGCCCGTCGGGTGCTGGCGGCCGCGGACGGGGCCAGGTCCACCGCGCTCCGGCTCGCCGCCACCCTGCCGGTCGCCCAGGAGCGCAGTCGTGCCCTCGAGCTCGCCGCGGACGGACTGGCCCAGCAGGAGCTGGTCGACGGCAAGGAGCTGGCCGCGGTGGCGGCCGAGGTCCGGGCGCTGGTCGAGCGGGCGGCCGCGGCACGGGAGCGGCTGGCGCTCGCGCGCGGCAGCGACCCGGACGTGGGTGCGCGCCTGGCCCGCCTCGACGGGCTCGCCGTCACCGGCGCCAAGCTCGTCTCGGCCCGGGCCGCCGCCGACCAGAGCCGGGGCGTCGCCCGGGAGCGTGCGGTGCGGGCGCTGCGGATGGCGGAGGAGGAAGGGTTCTCCGGCGTGCCGCAGGCGGTGGCCGCGGTGCTCGAGCCTGCGCGGGCCGCTGAGCTGCAGCAGGGGCTGGACCGGGCCCGGGAGGCCGAGGTCCGGGCCCGGGCCGTCCTGGAGGGTCCCGACGTCCGGGCGCTCGGCGAGCTCGACGCCGCCGCCGTGCGCGACGAGCTGGCGGCGGCGCAGGTCGTGGCCACCGAGGCGGAGCTCGCTCGGGGAGCGGCCCAGGGAGCGGCCGCCACCGCCCGCCAGCGCCACGGCCAGGTGGTGGAGGTGACCGGCCGGCTTCGTGAGCGGCTGGCGGTGCTCGCGCCGCTGCTGGCGGAGGCCGCCCGGGTGGCGGCCCTGGCCGACGTGGTGGCCGGGCGCGGGCAGAACAGCCGCAAGGTGTCGCTGCACTCCTACGTGCTCGCCGCCCGGCTGGAGGAGGTCGCGGTGGCCGCGAGCGCACGGCTGGCCCGCATGTCGGGCGGGCGTTACGAGTTCGTGCACTCCGACGCGGCGGGGTCGCACGGCAGGCGGGGAGGGCTGGGCCTGGACGTGCTGGACGACCACACGGGCGTGGTGCGCTCGACCAAGACGCTGTCGGGCGGGGAGTCGTTCGTGGCCTCGCTGAGCCTCGCCCTGGGCCTGGCCGACGTGGTGGCGGCCGAGGCCGGCGGCGTGCAGCTGGACACGCTGTTCATCGACGAGGGCTTCGGCACCCTCGACCCGTCGACGTTGGAGGAGGTGATGGCCGTGCTCGACGAGCTCCGGGCCGGGGGCCGGGTGGTGGGGCTGGTCAGCCACGTCGACGAGCTGCGCCAGCGCATCCCCAACCGGCTGCACGTGCGCTCGACCCGCACGGGCAGCCGCCTTGAGGCCAGCACCAGCGGCTGA
- a CDS encoding exonuclease SbcCD subunit D: MRLLHTSDWHVGRTFHGTDLLDDQARALEQLAGLVAAHGVDVVLVAGDVYDRAVPNAGSVEVCTRALEQIRAAGAVIVATPGNHDSATRLGAAASFAAAGGLHLRTRTAELDVPVLLSDTHGEVAVYGLPFLEPDTARHALGEPGARSHADVLGVAMDRVRADLAARPGVRSVVLAHAFVVGGEATGSERTISVGGVETVPAGVFDGVDYVALGHLHSPQVLSERVRYSGSPLPYSFGERSHRKAVWLVDLGPHGLEQVQRVDLPVVRGLSQLTGPLPGLLADPAHTAAEDHYVSAVLTDPVRPLDAMRRLQVRFPHAVHLEWQRPGSAGALRYAEKVRGRSDAQVVDSFLTDVRGAPQAWESELVTEGLRAAEHAADRR; the protein is encoded by the coding sequence ATGCGGCTGCTGCACACCTCCGACTGGCACGTCGGGCGGACGTTCCACGGGACGGACCTGCTCGACGACCAGGCGCGCGCCCTGGAGCAGCTGGCCGGGCTGGTGGCCGCCCACGGGGTGGACGTGGTGCTCGTCGCGGGGGACGTCTACGACCGCGCGGTCCCCAACGCGGGCTCCGTGGAGGTCTGCACCCGTGCGCTCGAGCAGATCAGGGCGGCCGGGGCCGTCATCGTCGCCACCCCCGGCAACCACGACTCCGCCACCCGCCTCGGCGCGGCCGCCTCCTTCGCCGCCGCGGGCGGGCTGCACCTGCGCACCCGCACCGCCGAGCTCGACGTGCCCGTCCTGCTCTCCGACACCCACGGGGAGGTCGCGGTGTACGGCCTGCCGTTCCTGGAGCCGGACACCGCCCGCCACGCGCTGGGCGAGCCGGGGGCGCGCAGCCACGCCGACGTGCTCGGGGTGGCCATGGACCGGGTGCGGGCCGACCTCGCCGCTCGGCCCGGGGTGCGCAGCGTGGTGCTCGCGCACGCCTTCGTCGTCGGCGGTGAGGCCACCGGCAGCGAGCGGACCATCTCCGTGGGCGGGGTCGAGACCGTTCCGGCGGGGGTGTTCGACGGCGTCGACTACGTGGCGCTGGGGCACCTGCACTCCCCGCAGGTGCTCAGCGAGCGCGTCCGCTACTCGGGCAGCCCGCTGCCGTACTCCTTCGGGGAGCGCAGCCACCGCAAGGCGGTGTGGCTCGTGGACCTCGGCCCGCACGGTCTCGAGCAGGTGCAGCGGGTCGACCTGCCGGTGGTCCGCGGGCTCAGCCAGCTCACCGGGCCCCTGCCGGGCCTGCTCGCCGACCCGGCGCACACCGCCGCGGAGGACCACTACGTCTCGGCCGTGCTGACGGATCCGGTCCGGCCGCTGGACGCGATGCGCAGGTTGCAGGTCCGCTTCCCGCACGCCGTGCACCTGGAGTGGCAGCGCCCGGGTTCCGCCGGAGCCCTGCGCTACGCCGAGAAGGTGCGCGGTCGCAGCGACGCGCAGGTCGTGGACTCGTTCCTCACCGACGTGCGCGGCGCACCGCAGGCGTGGGAGTCCGAGCTCGTCACCGAGGGCCTGCGCGCGGCGGAGCACGCCGCGGACCGTCGATGA
- a CDS encoding DNA recombination protein RmuC: MDPLTALGLLVALLLGVVLGWYVHAARTGERLARAEAELAAGRANEATVRRSLELLTEDSARRSSGAVGEQVAGVVGPLREAVGRLAEHVERVERTRVDAYAGLREQVAGMHRTSEHLTAQTSQLVTALRAPQVRGRWGELQLERVVELAGMVEHCDFDTQVTGTVDGADGPVAVRPDMVVRLAGGRQVVVDAKVPFAAYLQAVEAGDEAEHRAHLVRHARALRAHVDALAAKAYWRAFEPSPEFVVLFVPGDPFLEAALVADPELLEHAFARNVVIATPTTLIALLRTVAHSWRQESLSREAAAIHALGRELHARLSTVGTHLDRLGSQLGRTVESFNATVSSMESRVLVTARRLSEMQIGDGEAPQVQQVDHTPRRVQAADLLPR, translated from the coding sequence ATGGACCCCCTCACCGCGCTCGGCCTGCTCGTGGCGCTGCTCCTCGGCGTCGTCCTGGGCTGGTACGTCCACGCCGCCCGCACCGGCGAGCGCCTGGCCAGGGCCGAGGCCGAGCTGGCGGCGGGCCGGGCCAACGAGGCCACCGTGCGGCGCTCGCTGGAGCTGCTCACCGAGGACTCGGCGCGGCGCTCCTCGGGCGCGGTCGGTGAGCAGGTGGCCGGGGTGGTCGGGCCGCTGCGGGAGGCGGTCGGCCGCCTCGCCGAGCACGTCGAGCGGGTGGAGCGCACCCGGGTGGACGCCTACGCGGGGCTGCGCGAGCAGGTGGCCGGCATGCACCGCACCTCCGAGCACCTCACCGCCCAGACCAGCCAGCTCGTCACCGCGCTGCGGGCGCCCCAGGTCCGCGGCCGCTGGGGCGAGCTGCAGCTCGAGCGGGTCGTCGAGCTCGCCGGCATGGTCGAGCACTGCGACTTCGACACCCAGGTCACCGGGACCGTGGACGGCGCCGACGGGCCGGTGGCGGTCCGGCCGGACATGGTGGTCCGCCTGGCGGGTGGACGGCAGGTGGTGGTGGACGCCAAGGTGCCCTTCGCCGCCTACCTGCAGGCGGTGGAGGCCGGGGACGAGGCCGAGCACCGGGCCCACCTGGTCCGCCACGCCCGGGCCCTGCGCGCGCACGTCGACGCCCTCGCCGCCAAGGCCTACTGGCGGGCGTTCGAGCCCAGCCCCGAGTTCGTGGTGCTGTTCGTCCCCGGCGACCCGTTCCTCGAGGCCGCCCTGGTCGCCGACCCGGAGCTGCTGGAGCACGCCTTCGCCCGCAACGTCGTCATCGCCACCCCCACCACCCTCATCGCGCTGCTGCGCACGGTGGCGCACTCCTGGCGGCAGGAGTCGCTGTCCCGGGAAGCCGCCGCCATCCACGCGCTCGGCCGTGAGCTGCACGCCCGCCTGTCCACCGTCGGCACCCACCTCGACCGGCTCGGCAGCCAGCTCGGGCGCACCGTCGAGTCCTTCAACGCCACCGTCAGCTCGATGGAGAGCCGGGTGCTCGTCACCGCGCGCCGGCTCAGCGAGATGCAGATCGGTGACGGCGAGGCGCCGCAGGTGCAGCAGGTCGACCACACGCCCCGCAGGGTCCAGGCGGCCGACCTGCTGCCCCGCTGA